The DNA sequence GGGCGCCCTCTCGAATGCTTCTTGCCCGCCTGTGGGGATAGTCAAGCAAGCGATCAGTGCTCCCGTTGTGACGAGCTTTCGGATGGGTCGCATCATTTCCGATACCGTTGTCGGCGGTCCTACAGGATCGCCCTGGAGTTTTCGCATTTGTGCGCCCGGCCTAAAGGTCGGACACTTGGCTAGTCCGTCGTGGTGTCAGCGGTCTGTGGTAACACGAACACGTAGTAGCCTTGAGCCGACGCCAGCCCGGGCCGCGCCTCGAACGCCTCCTCTATCGGCGTTTCGTTGCCCTCCTCGCCCGAGGCACAGAAGGCGATGTATTGACGGCCGCCCACCTCGAAGACCGACACGATGCCTTCGGGATTCGCGTTCAACTCGTATTCCCAGAGCAGCTTGCCATTGTCCTTGTCGAAAGCGCGGAGCATACGGTCGGCCCACGATCCAACGAAGATCAGCCCGCCCGCCGTGACGACGGGGCCATTTCGCCAGGCGCGCCGCCCGTTGCCGGTGTTCGTGATACCGCGCGCCGCCAGCGCCGGGCTGGTGCCGAACGGCGCACGCCACTTTATGGTGCCCTCGTTGAGGTCGTAGGCCACGATCTCCGACCAGGGCGGGCCGATCGCGGAAAGGCCGCTCTCTGCTTGGAACGCGCGTCCGAGCGGACCGGTGTAGCGAGTGCCGGGGTAGAGCGTCATACCATCTTTGCGCGCCGAATCGGTGGCAACCGGCCTGCGCTCGCGGCTTCGCTCCTCGTCGTCATCGGCCGGGCGTCCTAGAAACGCCATGAGATCTTCCAGGTCGTCGTCGGAGATGACGTCCTCGGTGAAGGCTGGCATCTGGCCTTGCCCTTCTCGGATCTGCGCCTCGAGATAGTCCGCGCTCAGTTCGCTGATGGCAATCAGGCCGCTGCGGTCCATCGTCTGGATGCCGCCTTGCTGAGGCTTGCCATGACAGGTGACGCACATTTGCTCGTACACTGCGCGGCCCCGCACTTCAGGAGAGCCCTCTCTCCTCTTGCGCTCCTCATCCGGGTCAAATTCCCTGAGTTGATGGATCGTCGGATGATCCGTCGTTCGCACGTAGAGAAATCCCGTCTCCGGATCCGCCGCGCTGCCACCGAAGTTCGCCCCGCCAAACTGTCCGGGCATCATGATCTGCTCGCGATCCAGAAGCTGCGGTGTGAATACGCGCCCAGCTCGAGCCGCCAGGAAGCGCTTGTGCACCGCCTCCTTATCCTTCGGATCGAGATAGGGATTGATGTCGTCTTCCTTGAATTCCTGCCGTGCGAACGGGGGCGGCTTGGTCGGGAAGGGCTGGGTGGGCCACGCTTTCTCACCCGGTACGTCGCTCGCGGGAACCGGCCGTTCCTCGATCGGCCACAGTGGCTCCCCGGTCTCCCGATTAAATACGTACAGAAACCCGAACTTCGTCGGTTGAGCGACGACGTCGACCATTTCGCCATCGTGGCGTACGGTCAAGAGCTTCGGTGCGGCCGTCAGGTCGTAATCCCAGAGATCGTGGTGCACGGCTTGAAAGTGCCACAGGCGCTTCCCGGTCCGTGCATCCAGCGCCAGCAGACAGTTCGCAAACAGGTTGGCGCCTAGCCGGTCACCGCCGTAGAGGTCGTGAGTGGGAGAGCCGGTGGGCACATAGGCGATCCCTCGCTTCTCGTCGATCGAGATCTCTCCCCAGGTGTTGGCGCCGCCGGCGTACTTCCAGGCCTCCGGCGGCCAGGTGTCATGGCCATGCTCGCTTGGACGCGGGACGGTGTGAAACGTCCAGACCAGCTTGCCGGTGATCACGTCGTACGCGCGGATGTCGCCCGGAGGCGAGAAGTATCGCTCGCCGGTATTGGAGCCGGTGATGAACAGGTTCTCGTATACACGCCCAGGTGTGCCGCTGGGACTGCCGAGGACGCGCGGTTGTCCTACTCGCATCTCGACCCGGCCGTTGTCACCGAAGGCGGTGATTGCCTCGCCGGTCTGCGCGTCGATCTGCCACAACGCGCCGCTGGCCGCGTAAATCAGCCTGCGGTCGGAACGGTCCTCACTTTCCCAGTAGTTGATGCCGCGATTACCGGGGCTGCCCTCACCATCGACCGCATGCGACCAGATTACTTTCCCTGTGGTCGCCTCGAGCGCGACGATGTTGTTCTCGCGCCCGAGCACGTACATCACGCCATCCACGACGATCGGATTGAAACCAAAGTTACCCGTGCGATCGGGCACGGGATAGTGCCAGGCCAACTCGAGACTGCTCACGTTGGTCTTGTTGATTTGCGTGAGCGCCGAGTACTGCATTGAGTCGGACGAACCGCCGTAGTCGCTCCACGTCGTCCACCGCTGTTCCTCGAGGGTCCACGCGCCACGGACCAGCCAGGCTCCGAGGAGGAGACCAATCAAGCCGGCAGCTCCCAAGAAAGGCAACCAAAGACGCCGAGTGTTGGATCTCATGATCTGTTGACCGAGGTAGGGCGCGTTCGCCGAACGCCCCGTCGGGACGCCGCGCCGAGACAACGGCCGGCTCGGCGAGGCGGCCCTACCTAGAAGCTATACCGCAGCGAGAACTGCATGCGGCGCTCGTTGCGTGCCGACGTGACCGTGCCGAAGTCAGCATTGGTCTGCCTGCCGGTGGTATCGAATTGCGCCTCCGTATCCACCTCGTTCCATTGCGCGTGGTTGAACAGGTTATAGATCTCCCACCGGAACTGGAGCCTGTGGTTCCCCTTGAGCGGGAAATCCTTGAAGAGTGAGAGGTCGTGATTGTGGAAGCCGGGCAAGCGGATCTTGGCGTTGTAGCAGTTGTTCCCGATATCGCCCCGTCCGCTGGGGCGTTGGAACACGCTCGTGTCGAACCAGCGGTCGACGGCCCGCTCGCCGGCCGGGAGATTCGGATCCGCGGTCATGTTGATGTTGCCGCAGGTTTCACCGCCTCCCGAGAAGTCGAAGTCGTCGCTGAATTCCACCTCGACGTCCGAGAAGCCACCGGTGGCGAACGTGCTGATGCCGGAGATCCGCCAGTTGTCCAACGCCCACTTCGCAGGATCCCAGCGTACGAGCTTGCTGCCGGCAGGGACATCGACCATGTAGCTTGCCACGACCACGTGCTCCTGAATATTGCTTCGTGTCTTGGCCACGCTCGAGGGCAACGGATTGTTTTGATTCAGGCCCGTCGCGAAGCCCTTGGCCCACGTATAGCTCCCCGCCAGCTCGAACCCACCGGTGAAGCGGCGTGTGAGCTGCAGCTGCAGCGAGTCGTACCAGGCCTTTCCAATCGGAGCGCTGATCTCGATATCGCCGAAGCCAGTGATCGGACGCAGGAACTCATCGGGCAGCGCGCCCGGATTGGCGGCGGTCGCCTCGACGGTGGGGTCGCGATTCTCCGCCAAGAACCGTGCGCCGGCGGGGAGGGCATTGTAGTTCCAGTCCAGGCCGAGGTTGTGCGTGGTGTCACCCACGTACGCGACGTCGAGCACCGTGTTCCACCCGATTTCTCTCTGGAGCCCCACGGTATACCGGTAGGTGACAGGCTGCTTCGCGTTGGCTCGCTCGATACCGTTGACGTCGGTCGGCGTCGTCGTACCCGTTCCCGTCAGGTACGAGTCCATATCGGTGTAACGGATGGTTCGCGTGAAGTTGTACGCCGGGCCGCCGTCGAAGGTCGGGCCACCGGTTGCGTTGTGGAAGACGCCGCCTGCAGCGCGCAGCACGGTCTTGGGGTTGATGGCATACGCCATCCCGACGCGCGGATCGAACAAGACGCCGATCGGCTCGACGAATCCACGTCCACCCTTGACGTAACTGCCGTCTTGCTGAACCACGATGCCGTTGATCTCGCACGGCGTGGACGGCGTAATCACGCCGCAGGTATAGCCGGATCCGGGCACCATCTGCCCGATGAAGGATTCAGGGACGACCTGGCCCGTCAGCGGGTTCAACGCGCGGCGGCCATCGGCGGTGATGGTCGGCTCGAACAGCACCGGTGGGTTGCCGCCCCACTCCGGATCGAAGCGATCGAAGCCAAAGACCGATGCCTCGCCGCCACCCTGGTGTGGATGGTCCCACTTGTACATGCGCACGCCGAGATCCAGCGTGAGCCGGTTGTTCATCTTCCACGTGTCCTGGACGAACCAGGCCAGGGTGTTCTGCCGGCGGTTGTCGCCAACGCGCCCCATGGATTCGCTGTACTCCGTGACGTGCCCCATGAACGCGTTCGCGTAGGCGAAGCCGGTGTTGCCGGGGTCGGCGCCGTCTCTCCGGAAGCTGAGCTCGCCACCGAAGTTCCCGGAGCGCGCCTGACCGAACCGTTCGTGCTCGTGCATGACGCCCAGCTTGAACGTGTGTGCACCACGCGTGTGGGTCAGGGTCAGGGCAGTGTTGAGCGCCGTGTCGGCGCCGTAGATCGGCCACCGGCCGTCGTAGGTGATCTCGCCGATGTCGCGGCTATTGCTCTGCACCGTGCCAAAGTCCACGCGCGGGATCAGATTGAGCGGGTTGTGTATCGGCGCGAACTGCGGCAGGTTGGCCAGCTCGGGATAGCTGCTCCGCTGAATGCTCGCCAATTGCGCGTCGTTCTCGGGCGGCCCGTCCTCGGTGCTGTAGAAGATGCCGGCGCCGAGCTCGAGCACGGTGTTCGCCCCCAGGATGCGCGTATAGTCGATTTTGCCCTGGTCCGCGGTGAAGTCGTAGCGTTGCCGGACCAGTCCCCAACGCGCGGACGCACCCGCCACGTTCCATCCCACGCTCTTCGTGTACCAGGTCTGATACTTGACGGCGAGGGTGTCCTGCTCGGTGGCTCGGTAGTCCACGCGGATGAGATGCTGCCGCCGCGGATGATCGATGCTGTCTTCTTGCGTGAGGTAGTTGTACCCCGACCCGTCCGTGTTGGGCAGCGGGAACAGATTGAGCAGTGCCATGCCGCGCGGATCGGCCCGATCGGGCGGGATGATGTTGCCCGGGAACGGCTCACCGGTCAGCGGATCGCGGACGACGATCAAATCGCCGGATGTCGTCCGTGTCTGCGAGAAGTCGCCCGCCCGTTCACGCGCCGTTGGCATCGTAAAACGCCGCAGCTGATTTGGATCCTTGAGCTGCGTGTCGTCGAGCGAGTAGAAGAAGGACAGCTTGTTTCCCTGCGGGTTGAGCCCCGGAATCTTCGGCACCGGCCCACCAAGGTTGCCGCCGATGGTCGAATAGCGGTACTCGGGTTTCTCGACGTCGTCCTTGTTGTTGAAGAAGTTCGTCGCGTTGAACATCTCGTGACGCTGGTAGGTGTACGCGGTGCCGCGGTACTCGGACCCCCCGTGCTTGGTGATGAAGTTCACCTGGGCGCCGCCCTTCAGGCCGTGCTCGGCGGTGTAGGCGCTCATTTGGACGTTGACTTCCGCGATCGCATCGAGGTTGGTCGCACCGCTGAAATTACCGCCGCCGCCGCCGTCGCCGCCGTTGATGCCGTCCACGTAGAGGGTCTGGCCCCGACCCCCCTGGATGTTGGGTACCGGCGTCGAGTAGCTGCCGCCGAACGTTTCCTGGTCGTTGGCCAGGAGCGAGACGCCGGGCAGGATCTTCAGCAGGGAGACCGGGTCTCGGCCGCGGATGGAGAGATTCGTCACCTGCTGGAGATCGAGAATGGCTTGATGGGACGTCGTGGTCGTCGCGACGCGCTCTCCACGAGCGGTCACGGTGACCGACTCGGTTTGTTCGCCGACGTCGAGCTGAAGCGCGCCAAGGGCCAATCGTCCGCTGGCGATCAACATGTTGCCCTTGCGCTCCAAGGTCTGGAATCCCTCCAACGCCACGCGGATCGTGTACGCGCCGGGGGCGAGCGCCTGAAACACGAAGCTGCCGTCCTCGTCGCTCGTGCTCGTCCGTTCCTGGCCGTTGAGCTCGTTGATGGCCGTGATCGTCGCCCCCGGCAGGACTGCACCCGTGGAATCCACGACCGCGCCGGTCATCGAGCCGGACGTTGTTTGGGCGGACGCCGCTGCGGCGCACAACAGCGCCAATGCAAGTGTTCCGAAAACCTTCATGGCCCCTCCTCCAGAGCTTGGGATGCCGCGGCGACGCCCGGCAGCGCCACCGAGCCCTCCAGAGCGCGCACGTGCGGGGACGACCCGGCGCGGCACGCGAGCCGCCTCCAGTCAACGCACCACCTCGTCAAGGTGCGTAGCGCCCTGCTGACCGCCGCTCACGTACGACCGGATCACCCCTCGGTCGACTGTTGCGTATAGTGCAACAACCTGTGCATGAATGCGGGCCGGGATGTTACCAACGAGGGTCGAGCCGAGTCAAGCGTCGGCTCGATCTGGGGTGGAATCGGCGTCCTGCGGTCTCAAGACCGCGCGAGGCTGCTTGTCAGGTCGTCAGAGCGGTGCTGATATCGCGGGCGACGGCGCACGCCTGCTGAGCCGCGCTGAGGCAGCGCTTCTTGGAGAAGCGCGTAAGCGGTGCGGAGATGCCTATCGAGGCCACGACCGTGCCATCCCGATCGCGAATTGGGGCCGCGACACACCGTACTTCCTCGAGGAACTCGCCATCGTCGGTCGCGAACCCCCGGGTGCTGATCGCGGCACACGCTTCCGCGAGACGATCGATCGAGACAATCGTTCGCTTCGTGTACGCCTGCAGCGGTTGGTCGCCAAGGATCGCTCGCAGATCGGCCGCCCCGAGATCCGCGATGAGCGCCTTGCCGTGGGCG is a window from the Luteitalea sp. genome containing:
- a CDS encoding PQQ-binding-like beta-propeller repeat protein, whose translation is MRSNTRRLWLPFLGAAGLIGLLLGAWLVRGAWTLEEQRWTTWSDYGGSSDSMQYSALTQINKTNVSSLELAWHYPVPDRTGNFGFNPIVVDGVMYVLGRENNIVALEATTGKVIWSHAVDGEGSPGNRGINYWESEDRSDRRLIYAASGALWQIDAQTGEAITAFGDNGRVEMRVGQPRVLGSPSGTPGRVYENLFITGSNTGERYFSPPGDIRAYDVITGKLVWTFHTVPRPSEHGHDTWPPEAWKYAGGANTWGEISIDEKRGIAYVPTGSPTHDLYGGDRLGANLFANCLLALDARTGKRLWHFQAVHHDLWDYDLTAAPKLLTVRHDGEMVDVVAQPTKFGFLYVFNRETGEPLWPIEERPVPASDVPGEKAWPTQPFPTKPPPFARQEFKEDDINPYLDPKDKEAVHKRFLAARAGRVFTPQLLDREQIMMPGQFGGANFGGSAADPETGFLYVRTTDHPTIHQLREFDPDEERKRREGSPEVRGRAVYEQMCVTCHGKPQQGGIQTMDRSGLIAISELSADYLEAQIREGQGQMPAFTEDVISDDDLEDLMAFLGRPADDDEERSRERRPVATDSARKDGMTLYPGTRYTGPLGRAFQAESGLSAIGPPWSEIVAYDLNEGTIKWRAPFGTSPALAARGITNTGNGRRAWRNGPVVTAGGLIFVGSWADRMLRAFDKDNGKLLWEYELNANPEGIVSVFEVGGRQYIAFCASGEEGNETPIEEAFEARPGLASAQGYYVFVLPQTADTTTD